One window of Thermocoleostomius sinensis A174 genomic DNA carries:
- a CDS encoding urease accessory protein UreF: MNSIDAAAFLRLLQLVSPALPVGAYSYSEGLETLVQSNRLPDAVTLEHWLTQELHYGAIRLETAVLTRIYECASTGDLTRLSYWNQWLSAFRETEELRQQSWQMGRSLLRLLQGLGSRESGVGNEEQRNGLGEWVETCGETCHFVTAFGLATVYWQIDLPAATLGYLHSWASNLVNAGVRLIPLGQTQGQQVLLNLYPSLAQTATSALNLKDDEWWSCNWGWTISSMNHETLYSRLFRS; this comes from the coding sequence ATGAATTCAATCGATGCTGCGGCCTTCTTACGCTTGTTGCAACTGGTGAGTCCGGCGTTGCCTGTAGGTGCTTATAGCTATTCGGAAGGACTGGAGACCTTGGTGCAAAGCAACCGCCTCCCTGATGCTGTCACCCTAGAACACTGGCTGACGCAAGAACTACACTACGGCGCTATTCGCCTAGAAACAGCCGTGCTCACTCGAATTTACGAGTGTGCTAGCACTGGCGATCTAACGCGATTAAGCTATTGGAACCAATGGCTTTCTGCCTTTCGCGAAACCGAAGAACTACGCCAACAAAGCTGGCAGATGGGGCGATCGTTGTTGCGATTGTTGCAGGGATTGGGGAGTCGGGAGTCGGGAGTGGGAAATGAGGAGCAGAGGAACGGGCTGGGTGAGTGGGTTGAGACGTGTGGGGAAACATGTCATTTTGTCACGGCATTTGGCTTGGCGACGGTTTATTGGCAGATTGATTTACCTGCGGCAACATTGGGCTATTTGCACAGTTGGGCCAGTAACTTGGTGAATGCGGGGGTGCGCTTGATTCCGCTGGGGCAAACGCAAGGACAGCAGGTATTGCTCAATCTCTACCCATCGTTAGCACAGACTGCAACCAGTGCTTTAAACTTGAAGGATGATGAGTGGTGGAGTTGCAACTGGGGCTGGACGATCTCTAGCATGAATCATGAAACGCTCTACTCGCGCTTGTTTCGCAGCTAA
- a CDS encoding cysteine hydrolase family protein: MSTTTQLPLPAHFVPHSVGEVWRVPYQQRSIDAKAWAKQHHLLPAASDTFRLCLLAIDVQNTFCIPDFELFVGGRSGMGAVEDNIRLCEFIYRHLDRITEIALTMDTHTATQIFHPIFWVDANGDHPPAMTMISLDDVEQGRWNVNAAIAEGLGYEIDRLQSYALHYVRTLHQDGKYPLTIWPYHSMLGGVGHAIVSAVEEACFFHAIARDRQTHFELKGSNPLTENYSVLSPEVLEDAQKQTIAHKNTAFLQKLLQFDAIVIAGQAKSHCVAWTVENLLSEIQATDPSLVQKVYLLEDCSSPVVVPGVVDFTDQADAAYQRFADAGMQVVKSTEPIDRWLKGKEKA, encoded by the coding sequence ATGAGCACAACCACGCAATTGCCGCTGCCCGCCCATTTTGTTCCACATTCTGTGGGCGAGGTTTGGCGAGTTCCCTATCAACAGCGATCGATCGATGCCAAAGCTTGGGCCAAGCAGCATCACCTACTTCCCGCTGCTAGTGATACCTTTCGTCTGTGTCTGTTGGCGATCGATGTTCAGAATACATTCTGCATTCCCGATTTTGAGCTTTTTGTAGGCGGGCGATCGGGCATGGGAGCAGTGGAAGACAATATCCGCTTGTGTGAGTTTATCTATCGCCATCTCGATCGCATCACCGAAATTGCCTTGACGATGGACACCCACACCGCCACTCAAATTTTCCATCCCATTTTTTGGGTTGATGCCAACGGGGATCACCCCCCCGCCATGACCATGATTTCCCTGGATGACGTTGAGCAAGGCCGGTGGAACGTCAACGCTGCCATTGCAGAAGGGCTTGGCTACGAGATTGATCGGCTCCAGTCCTATGCCTTGCATTATGTCCGCACCTTACATCAAGACGGCAAGTATCCGCTCACCATCTGGCCCTACCATTCTATGCTGGGCGGCGTTGGTCATGCGATCGTCTCAGCTGTAGAAGAAGCTTGTTTTTTCCATGCCATTGCTCGCGATCGCCAAACCCACTTTGAACTGAAGGGCAGCAATCCGTTAACCGAAAATTACTCCGTTCTGAGTCCAGAAGTATTGGAAGACGCCCAGAAACAAACAATCGCTCACAAAAACACGGCATTTTTGCAAAAGCTGCTTCAGTTTGACGCGATTGTGATTGCAGGGCAAGCAAAAAGCCACTGTGTTGCCTGGACTGTCGAAAATTTGCTCAGCGAAATTCAAGCTACTGATCCGAGCCTGGTTCAAAAAGTCTACTTGCTAGAGGATTGCTCCTCGCCTGTAGTTGTGCCCGGAGTCGTGGATTTTACCGACCAAGCTGATGCCGCTTACCAACGCTTTGCCGATGCTGGAATGCAGGTGGTGAAGTCCACTGAGCCAATCGATCGGTGGCTGAAGGGAAAGGAGAAAGCATGA
- a CDS encoding NUDIX hydrolase — MPHTYKYPRPALTVDCVVFGLDRQHTLKVMLIQRKLSPFQGDWALPGGFVRMDESLEAAALRELCEETGIERLFLEQLYTFGAVNRDPRERVVTVAYYALINLEEHPVKAASDASDAAWFAIDALPSLAFDHDQILKIALDRLKAKVRYEPIGFELLPRKFTLFQLQRLYETVLGQELDKRNFRKKILNMGLLRELDERQQDVPHRAAKLYQFDEATYRQLREKGFNFEI, encoded by the coding sequence ATGCCTCATACCTATAAATATCCTAGACCGGCTCTTACTGTTGATTGTGTCGTATTTGGACTCGATCGCCAACATACGCTGAAAGTCATGCTCATTCAACGCAAGCTATCACCCTTCCAAGGCGATTGGGCCTTGCCAGGTGGCTTTGTACGCATGGATGAATCTCTAGAGGCGGCAGCATTGCGGGAGCTATGCGAAGAAACCGGGATTGAACGGTTGTTTTTAGAGCAACTCTACACGTTTGGGGCAGTCAATCGCGATCCCCGAGAACGGGTGGTCACGGTGGCGTATTATGCCCTGATTAACCTAGAAGAACACCCCGTTAAAGCGGCGTCGGATGCTAGTGATGCTGCCTGGTTTGCTATCGATGCCCTGCCATCACTGGCGTTTGATCATGACCAGATTCTCAAGATTGCCCTCGATCGTTTGAAAGCTAAAGTGCGCTACGAACCGATTGGTTTTGAATTGTTGCCGCGCAAGTTCACGTTATTTCAGCTTCAGCGCCTTTATGAAACGGTGCTGGGACAAGAACTGGACAAGCGCAATTTTCGCAAAAAAATTTTGAATATGGGGTTACTGCGCGAACTAGACGAACGCCAGCAGGATGTCCCCCATCGTGCTGCCAAACTCTATCAATTTGACGAAGCGACCTATCGCCAACTTCGAGAGAAAGGTTTTAACTTTGAAATTTGA